The Dendropsophus ebraccatus isolate aDenEbr1 chromosome 3, aDenEbr1.pat, whole genome shotgun sequence genome includes a region encoding these proteins:
- the DEPDC1B gene encoding DEP domain-containing protein 1B, producing MEHRIIGPGPYRATKLWNETIELFRSGMTQKKHRVHFKTYDRCFTAMEAVDWLHELLQCNQNFGPEVTRGQTIQLLKKFLKNHVIEDVKGRWGKEDFEDNSSLYRFPPTSPLKPYPKRPQQKVDPLPFPRWTDEDSGTSHIPVKPVVMNSEMWYKRHSIAIGEVPACRLVYRRELTAANIEDIWKSRTLLRLQKIFGLDSLDDVMDTKQTNGKHIMHNVNNVNKQGIVVMDDRSKELPHWLLSAMKCLASWPNCSEMKQPMYSGFERDVFKTIADYYSSLQEPLLTFPLFDVFVNILGLLQKKLVAIEALQVCCLLLPPENRRKLQLLMRMMARISLNREMPPLCDATGNRALMVQTFSRCVLRSKEEIDLGELLSTKLVTFMMDNCQDILTVPTSYKSSVEDYVAHQRRVQIKYPGANIDSTLHPAFVQPQGTTHGYEYQKLSKPQDPVRVVLEEIINNKSLSSKEKKKKLKQFQRAHPQVYKERLPTPESEAAIFPEKTSLKSQLSFFTLKRPFQSFQRTRSFRM from the exons TGGAATGAAACTATTGAGCTCTTTCGCTCGGGAATGACCCAGAAAAAGCATCGCGTGCACTTTAAGACCTATGATCGCTGTTTCACTGCCATGGAAGCCGTGGACTGGTTACATGAACTTCTCCAGTGCAACCAAAACTTTGGGCCAGAAGTAACACGTGGTCAGACAATTCAGCTCTTAAAGAAGTTCCTGAAGAACCATGTCATTGAGGATGTGAAAGGAAGATGGGGCAAAGAAGACTTTGAGGACAATAGCAGCTTATACAG GTTTCCACCGACATCACCTCTTAAACCATATCCAAAAAGACCTCAGCAAAAAGTGGACCCTCTTCCTTTCCCTCGCTGGACTGATGAAGACTCTGGGACTTCTCATATCCCTGTGAAGCCTGTTGTCATG AATTCTGAGATGTGGTATAAACGGCACAGCATTGCCATCGGGGAAGTGCCTGCCTGTCGACTGGTGTATCGCAGAGAGTTAACCGCAGCTAACATTGAAGACATCTGGAAGTCTCGGACGTTATTGCG TTTACAGAAGATCTTCGGACTTGATTCTCTGGATGATGTAATGGACACTAAGCAGACGAATGGGAAGCATATAATGCACAATGTAAACAATGTCAACAAACAGGGCATTGTGGTAATGGATGACAGATCAA AGGAGCTTCCCCATTGGCTGCTATCGGCAATGAAATGTCTAGCAAGTT GGCCAAATTGTTCGGAAATGAAGCAGCCAATGTACTCTGGCTTTGAAAGAGATGTCTTTAAGACCATTGCCGACTATTACAGCTCTCTCCAGGAGCCACTCCTGACATTTCCACTGTTTGATGTGTTTGTGAATATACTCG GTCTTCTGCAAAAGAAGCTTGTAGCTATTGAAGCTCTTCAAGTTTGCTGTCTGCTTCTGCCACCGGAAAATCGCAGGAAACTGCAGCTGCTAATGAGGATGATGGCGAGGATAAGCCTTAACAGAGAGATGCCACCTCTCTGTGATGCTACGGGGAACCGAGCACTG ATGGTGCAGACCTTTTCTCGTTGTGTTCTTCGCTCTAAAGAGGAGATAGACCTGGGTGAACTTTTATCCACAAAGCTTGTAACCTTCATGATGGACAATTGCCAGGACATTCTGACTGTTCCGACATCTTATAAAAGCTCTGTGGAGGATTATGTGGCACACCAAAGAAGAGTCCAG ATAAAGTATCCAGGAGCGAACATCGACAGCACGCTTCATCCAGCTTTCGTCCAGCCACAGGGGACAACACACGGGTATGAGTATCAGAAGCTGAGCAAACCCCAAGATCCTGTGAGAGTTGTACTGGAAGAAATTATAAATAACAAGTCATTGTCctccaaggaaaagaagaagaagctGAAACAG TTCCAGAGAGCCCACCCTCAAGTCTACAAGGAACGTCTTCCTACACCAGAGAGTGAAGCCGCAATATTTCCAGAGAAGACAAGCCTAAAGTCTCAGCTATCGTTTTTCACTTTGAAACGACCTTTCCAGTCATTTCAGAGGACACGGAGCTTTCGCATGTAA